Proteins encoded by one window of Carassius auratus strain Wakin chromosome 24, ASM336829v1, whole genome shotgun sequence:
- the LOC113042543 gene encoding vimentin produces MASRTNTSSYKRMFGAERPAIVRSTYSSRQYSSPVRASSRVSYSSASPSIYMSKGARVRSSAPLPRLATETLDFGLADAINTEFKANRTNEKAEMQHLNDRFASYIEKVRFLEQQNKILTAELEQMRGKGSSRVGDLYEDEMRELRRQVDQLTNEKGAVEVDRDNLGEDIERLKEKLQEEMLQREDAENTLRGFRQDVDNASLARLDLERKVESLQEEIAFLKKLHDEELAELQMQIQEQHVQIDMEVAKPDLTAALKDVRQQYETLASRNLQESEDWYKSKFADLSEAAARNNEAIRLAKQEANDYRRQLQSLTCDLEALKGTNESLDRQMREMEDNFSMEASGYQDTIVRLEDDIRNMKDEMARHLREYQDLLNVKMALDIEIATYRKLLEGEESRIVTPFPNLSSLTLRESMKEIRPAIDSLSKKVVIKTIETRDGHIINESTQNDDLE; encoded by the exons ATGGCCAGCCGAACAAACACGTCTTCTTACAAAAGGATGTTCGGTGCGGAGCGACCAGCGATAGTTCGGTCTACTTACTCCAGCCGGCAGTACAGCAGCCCGGTGCGCGCAAGCTCGCGCGTGTCCTACAGCAGCGCGTCTCCATCCATCTACATGAGCAAGGGCGCGAGGGTGCGCAGCAGCGCCCCGCTGCCGAGACTCGCCACCGAGACGCTGGACTTCGGGCTCGCCGACGCCATCAACACCGAGTTCAAAGCCAACCGAACCAATGAGAAAGCGGAGATGCAGCATCTCAACGACAGGTTTGCCAGTTACATAGAGAAAGTGAGATTTCTGGAGCAGCAGAATAAGATCTTGACCGCGGAGTTGGAGCAGATGCGGGGCAAAGGCTCGTCCCGGGTCGGTGATCTGTACGAGGATGAGATGAGAGAACTGAGGCGACAAGTGGACCAGCTCACCAACGAGAAGGGAGCAGTGGAGGTGGACCGGGACAATCTGGGAGAGGACATCGAGCGCCTCAAAGAGAA ACTTCAAGAAGAGATGCTCCAGAGAGAGGATGCGGAGAACACTCTTCGGGGCTTCAGACAG GATGTTGATAACGCCTCCCTGGCTCGTCTGGATCTGGAGAGAAAAGTGGAATCCTTGCAAGAAGAGATCGCTTTCTTGAAGAAGCTTCACGATGAG GAACTTGCCGAACTGCAGATGCAGATCCAGGAACAGCATGTGCAGATTGATATGGAGGTGGCCAAACCTGACCTCACCGCTGCCCTGAAAGACGTCCGGCAGCAGTACGAGACCCTGGCTTCCAGGAACCTCCAGGAGTCTGAGGACTGGTACAAATCAAAG TTTGCTGACCTATCAGAAGCTGCTGCCCGAAACAACGAAGCGATCCGTCTGGCCAAGCAGGAGGCCAATGACTATCGCCGCCAGCTTCAATCTCTCACCTGCGACTTAGAAGCTCTTAAAGGAACT AATGAGTCCCTGGATCGTCAGATGAGAGAGATGGAGGATAACTTCTCCATGGAGGCGTCCGGTTACCAGGACACCATCGTTCGTCTGGAGGACGACATCCGCAACATGAAGGATGAGATGGCACGCCATCTACGTGAATACCAGGATCTGCTGAACGTTAAAATGGCCCTGGATATTGAGATCGCCACCTACAGGAAGCTGCTGGAAGGGGAAGAAAGCAG gaTCGTCACACCATTCCCCAACCTCTCATCATTAACCCTTCGAG aGTCCATGAAGGAAATCAGACCTGCGATTGACAGCCTGTCAAAGAAAGTGGTGATAAAGACCATCGAGACCAGAGATGGACAT ATTATTAATGAGTCCACCCAAAATGACGATCTGGAATGA